The genome window AACAAGCATTTACTAAAATCAGATGCTTTATCACCAGTGTTTTGTTCCAtattgtatttaaatatatatatatatatatatgactttttgcctttgtgaaaaaatattatatatatatatgaatactAAATAtggtttataaattaatttgattagtaaaattatcaaattattaattgttaattgtattaattgttgtaacaaaatttaacatttaattagtaaaattatcaaattattaattgtataaaactaaaactattatattttaaaaataaaaaatatatatttaatatattttgggGCCGGGCAGCCCAGGACAAAAAATTTTGCTCGAGGTctgcccgttttctaaacgggcctcattttttgcccaagcccatatttcgggcctatatttttacccaaacccttcCATATTTCGGGCAGGCCGTCGGGCCGAGCCGGGCCGCCCGACCCATAGACAGGTCtacttttaacccaacactttataatttaatttaatctagtacatatttttttctatttttcaaaatagatattatttattaaattaaattttcaattaaataattttctcaacctaaatctaatttcgttaaaatcaaaacaactttaccataaaagaatttatgagaaaatatatttaattttttacattcaacggattcacaataatcaattaatttaattcaattttcaaacttcaattatttaattaatcaattaaataagaatttgaaaaccttaaattaattctcgatcattttcatacttagtgagaaaatcacatttattttaaatgtttcccACTTTTCTAACTTCAcgatttctattaatttatgttgatttaatttaacatacaaTTCATGTAACTTGAAATTACATACGAATTGAAAGATTAAAGTTGAAAAGTATCaaactcttttctttattcaagtTTCGTCCATggagaaaaagatgaagaaagatcaatgtgacattttaacttttagcttatatacttttaattaaatcataattatttaattaaccttTTATTAAGTAAAAGTTAATTACAATTAGTCAGTTAGTGGATATTAACGTCATTCCCTAccatttgacattttaaaatggGTCTAATTGTTTAATTGGTCTTTgggttaattaaaatttataatgattaatttttacctcttttataatttagttcttatatcacaattaactatccaattaacaaaattaagagatcaaacttcaattaaactttatactaatcttgtaaatattaaataataatatttatgggctcGAACATTGAAAATGGAGTTCCGAAACTGCCATTTCCGACAATactaaaaaataggttgttacaacttAGTTAATCCACTATTAACATCACCAGCCACTAACACTCACCTTGGCATGATCTAATTTCTATATCAAACCTTAAtccattttctaatttaaaatctatatcgattgaactttacaatttagtccctaaaccttaagtaatcactaaattatctttccaaaatttaattcacatatataataagtgTGCAATTacctttgtttaatttttttacggAAATAGGGTCTCGAACCCGTAATTTTTGCCACCACTAAAAACCGGGttgttataaatttgataatttttgtgtatttttttttgtttcatcgTTTTTTCACTTGaatcattgattttttttaaaaattttttgggttgccaaaataaaagtaaacctaaaaattgggtAACCAAAATGAAGTGTAAATATAATGTGACGTGTACAATTAACCGTCATTAAAGATTTAATGtttgagtgattaaaatgaaagtTCCCTAAAAATTAAGTAACCAAATTGTTAGGCTTTCATTTTgagactaaaaatatttaatgtaaaaatatatataaaaaaaatagtcgCAAAACAATAATCAAAATCCAAGCCATCCTCACCCCAACCAACTCACAATTTCTTTCACCGTCTGCATaggttttgttgaatttttttcaacattaatttgatatttgttcAATTCTTTGTACgtgatatattatattatttagattttgttttatagttgatCCGACATATATTTTGCCATCTAAAAGAAATTCTCGAAATCTTTAATCACAAGCcagttttatgtatatattctaTTTATCATTATCCTAATATTgctaatattataaatttataattataatataaaattatgattagggaagaaattttaaattaatttatatttttgtatttcttttcgAGATAAAAGTTGTTAGATCTTAATCTAAACTACGAGCTATTTTACGGATGACAAAACACAAATCGTTCAATAGATTTCGAACCAATTCGTTCCGAATGGAACaggttttttcttttgaaagatAGATGTAAGGCggtggattttttttttcttttggatagtGGGTCATGATAATGTTTATCCCACCCTGACCCACTCCactatatgaaattattattttatccttgtatatataaactattaaaaaaataaaaatgcaataatataatatataaaaaaatcatatattttatgtttaaatatttattttaaaaattatgtttaaatatttactcggctttaaaaaaattgaaaatattaaagataaatagtaaaattaaattgaagtggAGTAGGATGGTGAAGGATGTGTTCAACATCCATAATGGAGCAAAGAATGACAAATGTGGAGCGGTGATGGATTTAACAATATTTCATTGTCatcaattaaatttgtattttttttttgttaaaatttgattaaaccCTATAGCAACATAAAAATGATTAAGTTGTATTAAATGATTTGTTGATTGCTTCTGTTGAGTTTGATTCGAAAATCTGTCGAGTGGCTAGAATTATGAACACACTTgttcttcttttaaaaaattatatggaTACAAACCATAACGTCTTAGCATGAGTTAACCTCAGCCACCTGCCTCCGCCGTGTTTGGATAGGATGTGCCACCTGCTACAACAAAATCACTCAGAAGCAAATCTTCTGAAACCTGTCGTACAAAAGTATACAGTATCAAATGTTCCATTCTTAAAGGATTATTCGCtacatttaataatataattacaagaacattttaacaaaacgaAGCTAAATAATCCAAAAGTAAATTAGTGCCCTACAACAAAGAAATACAGTGTTTGACCAACAAAAACCAACAAACCACAAGCTTTTCATGCATGTTAATCTTGTATCCAATTGCACAGCCATCCACGATCACTGCTATCAATATCTCCACATCAACTGAAACAAAAAAACTACATACTAAACTACAAACACTGTAACGACCCTACATTATGACGCATTGACTCGACACTCAAACAAAATCATAATTGTATCTTACTGAGATGCCTAAGATCTCAAATCTCTCTTCTTACGACATCTCTTCATGTAATCATGTTTGTGCTTTTCTTAGTTGCATGGTGGCTTTCTCTTGTTGAACCACGCAAGTATCCATCTTCCGTAAACATGGTTGCGCATCATTGGAAAGTTTACCCAAACCAGATTCAGCAAAGCATTGTAAACAAAGCCCTGCTCATGCAATTAACAGAAACATCACAACCAACAATAAGCTCGAGCCAAACAATGGTCTCCGATATAAGCTGTTATTAGTATCTAAGGAATCATGAAATCATTTCATGTTCCGTGATACAAATATTCACTCAAACAATTAAATACGAGTTTAAGGAATCATGTAAACCTGAATATATAGAAGGTTTAGTGAAAGAATTCGTTAAAatctaagtatatatatatatatagttgaaCCATACATAATGCATGTGCGCACCAAATAACCATGAAGATGCATGAAAGCAGCACAATGTGTGGAGTATGTAAACCTTAGATACTGATAAAGCTGATTGGATAACATAGTTTCCAAATCGATCCACAAGAAGCCTTGACCCGATGGGACTTCTAAGCAACTCCTTTATAATTCTTGTAGATTGTTCTTCTCCCGATTCCAACAAGCACTTCTCAACAACATTGCTTCCATACCTGTTGCAGGAAAGGGATGCGTAATTCCCTTCAAGCTGCCTTAGAAGACTTTCTGTTGTTTGTCGCTCTTTCAGTCCCAGTACATGTTGCACTACATAGTTGCTAAAAAGATAAAACAGAGCATATCAAGCTCGAATAAACTGCAATTCATCGGTTACAAGTTTCACATCAACACACAGACGCTAACTTTTTGGAAACTAAAACAAGTggtttcaagaaaaaaaatgcaCCCATATCGATCTTCAGCTAGGTGAAGCGCGTTTGCTATAATCTCTCGAACTAGATTGGCTTTTGCCTCTCCCTTAGAGTGGTCAATACAATGCTGCATTGCACAACATCCACTTTTGTCTGTTGCAATTTGATAACAGTTATCCGCCACCTCTTTCAGAAGATACTGTCAACGAAAATTAATGGTCAACAACTATGTTCCAACATCATCAAACATACAAAACTGATCTTGTATGAACAATTGAGAAAGTAAGTATCATAACAACCTCTCCAATCAAGAAGAACAAATACATAGaaacaattaaacttaaatcatcAAATGATAACAACCTTATTATCTTGATCAGAGAAAACTTTCAAGCAACACTGGATCACACGATGACCATTTATGTCTTTAGTCAATGCAACAACGCAAGTGGTTAAGGCGGACATAATTAAAGAGATTTGCTGTTGAGAAGTAAGGTTCTCCAACAGTTTCTGTACAGCACGAGTCCtgtaaccaaaatgaaaatgctGTTTGAAACAAACTCTtgattcaaagaaaataaaataaagcaagaCATACCCACGAACATTGAGACAAATGTTAACAAGTCGAAAACCATCCTTGACgatcattaaaataatttgactcTTTTGTTCCTCATTACACATGACAACTAGTTTTTGAACAACATAATTGGCAAAAGGGTCCAACATCAACTCATCAACATGCCCAATAACCTCCATTAAAATCATATCAATTTCCTCTCTTGAAGCTTCATCAATAGCCCTTTCTAAAAACCAACAGCCATGCTGAGCTTTTGCTAAAGACAAGAACCTGCCTCTCAAATCCCCTATACTCAAACAATTCAGAGGTTCATGTGACCAACGAGACCTCCTAAAACCATTACTAATCTGATCATTATTATGACTGTTAAAGCTAGATCTCATTACATTCTTGTTTCTTGAACAGCCTGCACCGGCAGCAGTGAGAGGAGGAGCCAATCGATTTTGATAGGAAAAGGGTAAGATTgagatttcattgaaaacatgCTCCCTTCTTGAATCAAACAAATAccagttttcatttaaattggGGAGCTGATACGACCTAGGCACTAAACTATTCCAAGAGTCACTATATGGTCCCACTCTCATCACCCCATCAAAACCCACATGCAATCCCTcattctttctctctttttctcctcTTGAAAACCCATAATCTAGTTCTGGATTCTTTTGAGTTGATAAACTGAGGCCAAAAAAGGCTGATTCTAGGCTTTGATCAAAAGGGTTGTTGTCAAGAAGATTTTGGGGTGATGTTAGGCTATGATGAGGGACATAACTTCCTAGTGACCGTGAAGGAGGAACCAACGGTGTCTCCCACACGGATCGGTTTCCAGACTCCATTACAATCAATAGAAATTCTTAAAAGGAAAAGGGAACAACTGGGgaagaaataaaaggaggattttttattttttatttttttttgggggagGGTTTTAGAAACAATAGAGATGAAGTTAGGATTTGATTGGTTAtctatttagtatatttttgatattttgaaaaagaaaagattttatttgttttcgtGCAAATTATATAATCTTTTTTTCAGACTGGAAAGCCTCTCAAGAATAAAAAGTAGCTTATACAAACACAGGCAGACACCATCGCTGCCATTTAATTCCCCACCATTTCGTCCCGCTTCCAGGTTCTGCTGCTGACAAGATCCAAGCTTCCTAAATATATTGATTCCAgtattcgattttttttttaatttttaaatttattattaattaattatgaattttaatttgaattaagtGGTTCAACTTGAAAAAAGAATGTTAGACTTGAAtagcaaataatatattaaacttaaaattaaaaattctaaataaatattttgacagttttaatttaaaatgaaatattaaaattgaattatctCCTTTGCTATCAAGATCAGATGTTGATATATTAACGAATAGTGTAGTTTACCACCTACACTCACTTAACTTAATTCTTTTGGACTAAATACCATGTTTTAAGTTTAtgtattctttttttatatatatatatatgtatatatttgaaatttagttttcgaatttaaaatttaaatcaaattgttaacaccattagatttattttattaaatttgttgatgtaatattctaaaattaaaaagtactcACTCGATAAACATGTCACGAGAACGGTATTGTAATGGATTTGAATTTAACAAGAACTTTAACGAtgttaataattcttttaatttagatcAATATGTTATTTAGACTAGTTAcattaaagtatcaaattatgtcaaaattaaaacataaatatcaaatcttaaatttaagaataaaaataaaattttatattattaaaaaataaaagcatcaaaattgaaattttaactattatgaataataatgttaaaatagcCTAGATAGATGTCAAAGAAGGAAGGCCTTAACACCTTCCTTCTATATATTATAGTGCAGATATGACGAagatttctattttatttttaatggggttaattgtgttttttaaatcagtgttttaggttttttttaaattaggaaaataaatcatttttaaaaagagaaatggaaagTGTGTCTAGTTGGCTGTGCTTTCCCTCAACAGTCAATTCCAACGGCTCTTTGAACATTGGTTGGGCaacgataaaaaaaattaaatgccCAACGGTCCAAaatttttccctataaataccaccctattttactttcttttttcactCACAACCTACTCTCtcaaatctttcttttctctcaactctcttaacTCTCTCAATTTTCTTAAGCTCTTGTTCTAAATTTTCGATATTctcgtttaaaaattttagttattttaattattttgtatattcaTTCGAATTAAGTTTTCATGAATGACAACCTCTCTAATTCGTCTCGACGAGAAGCACATTTCCACCGCTTAAGTAGTAACGGTAAgacgaaattttaaatttcgttattttcaattaagttaaatttaaaccttttttattttaaaataaattattttttcattataaatAGGCGAGATTATCGTGTTTTGGAGGGGATCATAAATAATTTGGCAACACCTTAGATCACCAAAAATCGTGATTACTTGCAAGAAGTGAGATTCTTGCATACGTCTCGTATGCTCGGGGATGCAAACTCAATCCTACACTCATCAGTGCATTGGCTGAGAGATAAAGGCCCGAAACACACACTTTCCAACTTCTATGCGAcgagtgtacaatcacacttTAAAACGTAGCGTTACAACTCGATTTGCCGGTGAATTGGGGAAGGTCCCGAATTCGTTCGAATGTGGCCAAATAGGGATGAAGTGGTTGGGGACCAATTTCAAGAAGCTTCCTCCGCACGTGACCAACATCGTCAAATAACAATACACCTGAGCATTCATTCTAAGGTTAATCGAGGGCATTTTAATGCccgataaatcttaaaatttggTGCACGTAAGGTGGCTACTACACCTAGTGGACTTCAAAGAATGCAGACAACTGAGTTGAGGATCAACCATGTTGGCTTCGTTTTACTAGTAGTTGTGTCAGGCGAAAAAactgaataaaatattaatcgatGGTTGTCTACTCCTGCTACAGTTGTGGGCCTCGTGGCGACTATTGTTTCTAAGTCCCCGAGTAAGCAACCCATACATGTTCCTGTTGGTGACAAggtaaaaattatttgttaataaataCGTAGTTTgcatagtaattatttttatttattatacgtTTGAACTAACATATCGCTTGTACAAGTGGAGCCATGGGCTAAGTTACGTGAGACTACCCAATCAGTTGGAAGATATTAGGCTACTGTTAGATTAACGCTCGGAAGTCGAGGTTAGTTACTTATTCtttcaaacatatattaattatgcaatgatttgtaaaataaaatttcgtaCATAATGAAATTTACAATTATACACTTCAGTTTGAATGATTGTCATATGCCGATACCGATATCATATCTTACATCCCACCAGAATTGTTGGTCAATTGAATTATGTGGGACATGAAGGTGCCATTGATAGTGTACACGAGGGTAGAAATGCACGAATTGGATCGGTGATGCTACAGTTCGGTGGAGGTAAAAAATCCCACTGCCACTGCGACACATGGATGAGCTGTACAAGGTGGACCTGCGGCAGAAGAACGGAGAGGACTAGAAAAATATTCATAAGGACTTCATCGATGCTTGGGATTGTAAGATGGAATTCTTACCCATCTGCGAACCATTTTTCTCATCGGCCATGGCAGCTTGTCTGGAGTGTACGCCATGGTTCAAAGTTGTCAGCAAGTTGTATCTATTATAGGCGAAGGCGAGGAGTAGGCAACTTTGTCAGAAGAGGCAACGGTGACAAATCTAGTAGCGTAAGGCTGAACGCGGTCGCATAACGGGTTTGTCATTGGCTCTGACCGAAGAAGCGCCTCTTATATGTACCCAATATTCCAATCAATTAACTCCAATTATTCCTATTCATTTCACTaaccccatatttttttcacaagcaccgcactactgtaacaccccaaacccagtctaaacgttatgaccgaatctggcgatgtcacattgtaacaccccttacccgtattcgatgccggaatagggtacgagacattactagaagacatacatttgcatacgtattaaaccgagttacaaaatttcatccgaattaaaactttcaaattattaacgtgcttttataattctttacaacatatccttgaaatattatattcataacaaatagggcatacgagacccgatatttactcatgtaattcaaagcttcattttcatttcattcaattcacaatttctcatgtttacaattcaaatcaatttctcaatccaatatatatatatttcaatcatctaagaatataattcaagttacacgaacatACCGAGCTAAATtacgaaataccaaaattcagggacattttggtaattttctattttcttcaatttccacccaatcttgatataaattaatatttcattcaatttattaatttaaataataaaataattcatttcatgcaatttggtcgcttttgacattttacaaatttacccttaaaatattacttttattcaatttagtccctaaacctaaaacatgcaaattagtcattttaatgaaaactcatgctaattgaataatcatatattttcctcctcctcctctccattccacatccttaacgtatataacatgcttatatgtaacattatctataatttcactatttatttatttgttcattcaaagttgtccacttgagtcattgtcacaaaattatttatatcttgagctatgtaactccgaattgagatccgaaattttatatgaaactagactcacatatattcttactataaaattttcagaatttttggtttcgtcaataagtacagtttattctttaaagtcatccctattctgctatctgacagttccgacccttctttactaaaaattaattatctcctcgtataggattcggatgatgttcccgtttgtttctattgaaactagactcattaagtattttaaaaatataaatttaagcccataattatttttcttaaatttttgataattttccaaagtaagaacaggggaacccgaattcattctgacattgtctcacataatttattatatctcattatttacaattccattacttacaccgtttcttctatgagaaactagacttaataagatttaattccatatttttttcatcctctaattcgaagttagcctactgctgctgtccaaaattgttttagtgcaaaatgttgattactaagtttataacttccttattcattttctctataatattttccatcactttctcttatttcccttcactaatatatcaagaacataagactttatttaagaaaactctactataacatcatttccatgctttttcaataataacaaacttaaaaatatattgaaatcttgatgttcttaccttgtcctattgatttcaatctttaacttgattttctctctcctccagcttctatttcttgaatctaacttgatattcaatctccccattgtctccttgttatctttctctcttgatgtatatgaaaattcttttgatttctaagtgaaaatggtgaatttttggtgaaaggaccaaattgtaaagaaaagaaagtttcattctttcttttctcttcatacgttggatGTATGGGAAGAAGATaaagattcttcatctttccttccatatatatactaaatagaataataataaaataatcaaatatcatttaaaagtcaaattaaaatattaataaactaatatttgtttaattaattaatctaaaatatcaccaacatatcattgccttctagatttctctctcttctaattgaccattttgccctttataatctttaaaaattccatcattgagtcatcacttaatttggtaaaattgtgatttagtccctcaaaatttttcaccttttcaatttggtcctaattcatccattttccttagtttctagattattccacccttaaaatatttacactattggtccttcaatttttttgtatttacactttaatccctcaaatttcgagtatttactcttgggcaacaaaaattttctcacttttgcgatttaatcatttcttgaattaatatgtcataatataattccaatgttgccataactcaaaatttccctttttgtcactttatttccttattttactatcaaggatacctactttcttactgtagtaatttttggggtattacagtagtaatttttGAGATATTACAACTACGCAACATCGCACGTCCCAGGTTGTTTTGTTTTCACAGGTACATATTTCAAGGCATCGATGTTCCTTGCATTCTACACCCCTATGCCGACTTCCATTATGTCGTATATGCTGAGCCAGATATCGCCGCATGTACCTTCAACAATGACGACACCGATGTTGTCACCAATCCAACAATTGATGCCAGTTTTGATTCCCGGGTCAATGCCGACGTATACGAGTTTTGGGACACTATACACTTACATGCCAATAGTGTCTCAAACACCTACCGCATCATTATTCTATCGAGGTAGGTCATTGGCACAACCATCTTCTACTGGAGTGGAGGATACATGATGGAAGGCTAGGATGACACCACAATCGAGCATGGAGGATGGAAATAGAGACCAAGGCAAAGACGAAGACAAACACGAAGACGAAGAAGCTGATGGCGACGAGGGTGGGGGTGAAGATAAACATAATGAGAATGATGGAATTTATGAGCCCTCATCAATAGTTGTGCGTAGAAATCCTCCTTTCGACCGTCACCCACTGTTGTAAGTCACACATTCTCCCCAACAACGCTGATGATGTATTTTTTAACTTATCTATCGCGatgtaaatatatatgaaaccaataaagaaataaattttttttattataactcAAATTTGTCTTTGTTACATTCTAACATAAGTTGTACGTAAGTTAATaagtccctatttaagagtatatctaacataattgagtggatgtacatgcaatcctagaaatagtacgacataaatctactggattaaagtcaaatctaataggggaattcatagatcaagttaatgtgataataggggttttaattagaaagaaatttcaattaattaacctaaAGTCGATTACTCTAAGTCTTGAAAgggatattagcataatttaggatTTCTCttgatcaagatactaagtgaataaatcgtttaattgaTTCATAATGATaaatgaagtctaggtggattctttccggTATTGTTTAGTTTCTtggttattattcaattaaattctagatttattctttctttgagttctttagttaattaatttagtagattttagtttaaatcaatcactccaatttgttggtgaaataataggaaaacggtaattactagtactttagTCCTCATGGATATGATATCTTTaatcaccgtagctatactatttatcGATAGGTACACTTACCTTTGTCATGTTTTTAGTTAGTTTCGTGACTATCAGTGCTCTACCATTAGAGTTTTGAAAGATTGATTTGTTGGATTAAGGTTTATTGGTGACATGGGTTGTGGTTAATGATTACATTTTTTGGCATAaggatatatatattgttaagaCTCTTTGAAAATGTTGTTGAAGCAAAGTGGGATGTGattgcattttttattattgagtCAAACTTTTGTGTTGTTATTAATTGGGTTATTTATGTTCTACTCAACCTTGGATTGTATAAGAAACTAATGAAGACAATGATGGTTTGGTTAAGAGTCAACGATGGTGTTTGCTTTGTTAAAATGCCTAGGAGCTTAATTGTATGGTCGATGCCTTAGCCAAGCTAGTATTTACAGATCCAACATGTTTAAAATTGGAGTTGACTAAGTTGCAGCAAGGTTGTTTCTTAGATGATCAAAGTTTCTTGTTTTATAGTTCTATTATTCAATTTGCCAAATGTTTAATTGAGCTATGGTGGCATGGTCACTGTTTTGGCATTTTAGTTGTTGCCATACTAATTGATTTTGTTATGGTGCTTGGATTATCTCTTGTAAATTCAGGCTACAAagcttaataaaatttgatttgatagaAGTGCAATATATGATTCATTGGTTTACTCATTTAATTTTCCATTCCATTTGCTTGTTGTTGGATGGAAGTAGTAAATATACACGAAATCAATCAAATGCTTCTCGACGATGTGTCATGGAAATAAGCAAGTAAAGATTATACTAATACCATACCATTCATGTATAATTCTCAGATCTTAAGCGATTGAGCACATTTGTGTTTTCGTATagatttctattttaaaaacatcaac of Gossypium raimondii isolate GPD5lz chromosome 3, ASM2569854v1, whole genome shotgun sequence contains these proteins:
- the LOC105797301 gene encoding pumilio homolog 12, which encodes MESGNRSVWETPLVPPSRSLGSYVPHHSLTSPQNLLDNNPFDQSLESAFFGLSLSTQKNPELDYGFSRGEKERKNEGLHVGFDGVMRVGPYSDSWNSLVPRSYQLPNLNENWYLFDSRREHVFNEISILPFSYQNRLAPPLTAAGAGCSRNKNVMRSSFNSHNNDQISNGFRRSRWSHEPLNCLSIGDLRGRFLSLAKAQHGCWFLERAIDEASREEIDMILMEVIGHVDELMLDPFANYVVQKLVVMCNEEQKSQIILMIVKDGFRLVNICLNVRGTRAVQKLLENLTSQQQISLIMSALTTCVVALTKDINGHRVIQCCLKVFSDQDNKYLLKEVADNCYQIATDKSGCCAMQHCIDHSKGEAKANLVREIIANALHLAEDRYGNYVVQHVLGLKERQTTESLLRQLEGNYASLSCNRYGSNVVEKCLLESGEEQSTRIIKELLRSPIGSRLLVDRFGNYVIQSALSVSKGFVYNALLNLVWVNFPMMRNHVYGRWILAWFNKRKPPCN